The following are encoded in a window of Kitasatospora sp. NBC_01250 genomic DNA:
- a CDS encoding STM4014 family protein codes for MAPPHLTVLGVPGHRRVELFRTAALATGLPEPAVLPWADVLRGEFRITPGTLLRIDSPGEDEAVDRLLRGPALGPGFAATRVEGTAAWYRGFTAALERVALAVRQTPGAALLGDPDEIATMFDKRRTHRLLEAHGVPVPAALDQSAGPLQGWADLKERLAAAGLRRVFVKPAHASSASGVLALEFGPRGRLQATTSVQLADGELHNSLRVRRYTAEREISAVVDLLAPDGLQVERWIPKATQRGRAADLRVVVVAGRATHAVVRTSGSPMTNLHLGGARGDLPEARAAAGRRWPELLAVCERAAACFPHAPMVGVDLLPATGWQRHFVGEVNAFGDLLPRLTGLAEGPAAGLDTYGAQVAALLAR; via the coding sequence GAGTTGTTCCGCACCGCCGCCCTGGCCACCGGCCTGCCCGAGCCCGCCGTGCTGCCCTGGGCGGACGTGCTGCGCGGCGAGTTCCGGATCACCCCAGGCACGCTGCTGCGCATCGACTCGCCCGGCGAGGACGAGGCCGTCGACCGGCTGCTGCGCGGCCCGGCGCTCGGCCCCGGCTTCGCCGCCACCCGGGTGGAGGGCACCGCGGCCTGGTACCGGGGGTTCACCGCCGCACTGGAGCGGGTGGCACTGGCCGTCCGACAGACGCCCGGCGCCGCCCTGCTGGGCGATCCGGACGAGATCGCCACGATGTTCGACAAGCGCCGCACGCACCGGCTGCTGGAAGCGCACGGGGTGCCGGTCCCCGCCGCGCTGGACCAGTCGGCGGGCCCCCTGCAGGGCTGGGCGGACCTCAAGGAGCGGCTGGCGGCGGCCGGGCTGCGCCGGGTGTTCGTCAAACCCGCGCACGCCTCCTCGGCCTCCGGGGTGCTCGCCCTGGAGTTCGGCCCGCGCGGGCGGTTGCAGGCCACCACCTCCGTGCAGCTCGCCGACGGCGAGTTGCACAACTCGCTGCGGGTGCGCCGCTACACCGCCGAGCGGGAGATCTCCGCCGTCGTCGACCTGCTGGCCCCCGACGGGCTGCAGGTCGAGCGGTGGATCCCCAAGGCGACCCAGCGGGGCCGGGCGGCGGACCTGCGGGTGGTGGTGGTCGCCGGGCGGGCCACCCACGCCGTGGTCCGCACCAGCGGCAGTCCGATGACCAACCTCCACCTCGGCGGCGCCCGCGGCGACCTGCCGGAGGCCCGCGCGGCGGCCGGCCGCCGCTGGCCGGAGCTGCTGGCGGTCTGCGAGCGCGCCGCCGCCTGCTTCCCGCACGCCCCCATGGTCGGTGTCGACCTGCTGCCCGCCACCGGCTGGCAGCGCCACTTCGTCGGCGAGGTCAACGCCTTCGGCGACCTGCTGCCGCGGCTGACCGGCCTGGCCGAGGGACCCGCCGCGGGGCTCGACACCTACGGCGCCCAGGTCGCCGCGCTGCTCGCCCGCTGA